From a single Sinomonas atrocyanea genomic region:
- a CDS encoding ABC transporter ATP-binding protein — MTLLELDHVTASYGPVQVLEGVSLTVPEGGAVGVLGANGAGKTTTLRAISGTVRTGGTIRFAGRDIRGLRPDQVAALGIAHVPEGRGTLAQLSVRENLAVGAYLRKDRRQIEKDIEYCLELFPNLRNRIGSRAAALSGGEQQMLAVGRAFMAKPKLLLLDEASLGLAPSTAKTVYEAIRRLRVDSGIAMLVVEQNANLAFSLVDTATVLETGRTVLTGTSAELKGMDEIRRAYLGG, encoded by the coding sequence ATGACGCTGCTTGAGCTCGACCACGTCACCGCCTCCTACGGCCCCGTCCAGGTGCTCGAGGGTGTCTCCCTGACCGTGCCGGAGGGCGGCGCCGTCGGCGTCCTCGGGGCCAACGGCGCGGGCAAGACCACCACGCTGCGCGCCATCAGCGGCACGGTCCGCACCGGCGGGACGATCCGGTTCGCGGGCCGCGACATCCGCGGCCTCCGGCCCGACCAGGTCGCAGCGCTCGGGATCGCCCACGTGCCCGAGGGCCGCGGCACGCTCGCCCAGCTCAGCGTGCGCGAGAACCTTGCCGTCGGCGCCTACCTGCGCAAGGACCGCCGGCAGATTGAGAAGGACATCGAGTACTGCCTCGAGCTGTTCCCGAACCTGCGCAACCGCATCGGCTCCCGGGCCGCGGCACTCTCCGGCGGCGAGCAGCAGATGCTCGCCGTGGGCAGGGCCTTCATGGCCAAGCCCAAGCTCCTCCTGCTCGACGAGGCCTCCCTCGGCCTCGCACCCAGCACGGCGAAGACGGTCTACGAGGCCATCCGCCGGCTCCGCGTCGACTCGGGCATCGCGATGCTCGTGGTCGAGCAGAATGCCAACCTCGCGTTCTCCCTCGTCGACACCGCCACGGTGCTCGAGACGGGGCGGACCGTGCTGACCGGGACCTCGGCCGAGCTCAAGGGCATGGACGAGATCCGCCGCGCCTACCTGGGGGGCTGA
- a CDS encoding ABC transporter ATP-binding protein encodes MAARLSLSDVNLHFGGVTVLQDVSFDVEPGTIFGLVGPNGAGKTSLFNCISGHYRPSSGSITIDGTEAVGRAPSHLARIGLSRTFQHPALQLRATVLENVVLGGHTRLPGGPLSWALGLPFTSRAERGLRAEALELLDRAGLAWAADRPADELSHGLHKGIELWRALLARPTLLLLDEPAAGLSHGEVEQLIATVKQVRDEQDITIVIVEHHMGLISALTDRVVVLDHGRKLMEGTAAEAQSDPRVIEAYIGKDAADDAA; translated from the coding sequence ATGGCAGCACGCCTGAGCCTGAGCGACGTGAACCTGCACTTCGGCGGCGTCACAGTGCTCCAGGACGTGAGCTTCGACGTGGAACCCGGCACCATCTTCGGACTCGTCGGACCCAACGGCGCCGGGAAGACCTCGCTCTTCAACTGCATCAGCGGCCACTACCGGCCGAGCTCCGGGTCAATCACGATCGACGGCACCGAGGCCGTGGGGCGCGCTCCCTCCCACCTGGCCCGGATCGGCCTCTCCCGGACCTTCCAGCACCCCGCGCTCCAGCTGCGCGCCACCGTGCTCGAGAACGTGGTCCTCGGCGGCCACACCCGCCTCCCGGGCGGCCCGCTCTCCTGGGCCCTCGGCCTGCCGTTCACCTCCAGAGCCGAGCGCGGCCTGCGCGCCGAGGCGCTCGAGCTCCTCGACCGCGCTGGTCTCGCCTGGGCCGCGGACCGGCCCGCGGACGAGCTCTCGCACGGGCTGCACAAGGGCATCGAGCTGTGGCGGGCGCTCCTGGCACGGCCCACGCTGCTCCTGCTCGACGAGCCCGCCGCCGGGCTCTCGCACGGCGAGGTCGAGCAGCTCATCGCCACCGTGAAGCAGGTGCGCGACGAGCAGGACATCACGATCGTGATCGTCGAGCACCACATGGGCCTCATCTCGGCGCTCACGGACCGCGTGGTGGTGCTGGACCACGGCCGCAAGCTCATGGAGGGCACCGCGGCCGAGGCGCAGTCCGACCCGCGCGTGATCGAGGCCTACATCGGGAAGGACGCGGCCGATGACGCTGCTTGA
- a CDS encoding NAD(P)-dependent oxidoreductase translates to MRIAVLGLGEAGTIYATDLAARGAHVAAADPRAAAAPAGVALAPGTAEAVRGADLVLSLVGARAAAAALAEALPAMAPSAVFADLNTAGPEEKRRLAQRAAEAGVGFADVAVLAPVPRARIGTPLLVSGPAEAVLTAQFAALGIPATGAGPEPGAAAGLKLLRSVFMKGLAATILEAVTAASTVGAADWVTDQIAAELGPGGPALVQRLLEGTRRHAVRREEEMLQVRSYLDALGSAHPVTDATIEWLHAVSAGAPPSGIQNR, encoded by the coding sequence ATGCGCATCGCCGTCCTGGGCCTCGGTGAGGCCGGAACCATCTACGCGACGGACCTGGCCGCGCGCGGCGCCCACGTCGCCGCCGCCGACCCGCGCGCCGCCGCCGCACCGGCCGGCGTCGCGCTCGCCCCCGGCACGGCCGAGGCGGTCCGCGGCGCCGACCTCGTGCTGAGCCTCGTCGGCGCCCGCGCGGCCGCCGCAGCCCTCGCGGAGGCGCTGCCCGCGATGGCGCCGAGCGCGGTCTTCGCCGACCTCAACACGGCTGGACCCGAGGAGAAGCGCCGCCTCGCGCAGCGGGCGGCCGAGGCCGGCGTCGGGTTCGCCGACGTCGCGGTCCTCGCCCCGGTCCCCCGGGCCCGGATCGGCACGCCGCTGCTCGTCAGCGGCCCCGCGGAGGCCGTGCTGACGGCGCAGTTCGCCGCGCTGGGCATCCCCGCCACGGGGGCGGGGCCGGAACCAGGGGCCGCCGCGGGCCTCAAGCTCCTGCGCAGCGTGTTCATGAAGGGGCTCGCCGCCACGATCCTCGAGGCGGTGACGGCCGCGAGCACTGTCGGCGCCGCGGACTGGGTCACCGACCAGATCGCCGCCGAGCTCGGCCCCGGCGGCCCGGCCCTGGTCCAGCGCCTGCTCGAGGGCACCCGCCGCCACGCCGTGCGGCGCGAGGAGGAGATGCTCCAGGTGCGCTCCTACCTCGACGCCCTGGGGTCGGCCCATCCCGTGACGGACGCGACCATCGAGTGGCTCCACGCGGTGTCCGCGGGAGCCCCACCCTCCGGAATCCAAAATCGTTGA
- a CDS encoding GntR family transcriptional regulator, translated as MAAAPVNEATAAALPAVGPSEGGAQSRVTDLIRDAIVRGEYAPNQRLIEADLSAAFSASRATVRTALLELAGEGLVERLPNKGSRVRAISVDEAIEILEVRIGVEGLCAAKVAEHLTDEQAAEFSRLRADMVASVEEGDLVEYSRLNRALDVRVRELSHHATASDVLARLHAQSVRHQFRLSSRPARAKVSVLEHTAIIDAILARDPEAAERAVRAHLLSVIEALREVTAREAV; from the coding sequence ATGGCGGCAGCACCGGTGAACGAGGCGACGGCGGCCGCGCTGCCCGCCGTCGGCCCCTCCGAGGGCGGGGCCCAGTCCCGGGTGACCGACCTGATCCGGGACGCGATTGTGCGCGGCGAGTACGCGCCGAACCAGCGGCTCATCGAGGCGGACCTGAGCGCGGCGTTCTCCGCGAGCCGCGCCACGGTGCGCACCGCGCTGCTCGAGCTTGCCGGCGAGGGCCTCGTGGAGCGCCTGCCGAACAAGGGCTCGCGGGTGCGGGCCATCTCGGTCGACGAGGCGATCGAGATCCTGGAGGTGCGCATCGGTGTCGAGGGCCTGTGCGCCGCAAAGGTCGCCGAGCACCTCACCGACGAGCAGGCCGCCGAGTTCTCCCGGCTGCGGGCGGACATGGTGGCCTCGGTGGAGGAGGGCGACCTCGTCGAGTACTCGCGCCTGAACCGGGCCCTCGATGTCCGGGTCCGGGAGCTCAGCCACCACGCCACGGCCTCCGACGTGCTCGCCCGGCTGCACGCCCAGAGCGTGCGGCACCAGTTCAGGCTCTCGTCCCGCCCGGCCCGCGCCAAGGTCTCCGTGCTCGAGCACACCGCCATCATCGACGCGATCCTGGCGCGGGACCCCGAGGCCGCCGAGCGGGCCGTGCGGGCCCACCTGCTCAGCGTCATCGAGGCCCTCCGAGAGGTGACGGCCCGCGAGGCCGTCTGA
- the ligM gene encoding vanillate/3-O-methylgallate O-demethylase — MAEKNLQEVLDAAGGTPQSTVEHLRNSQLGTYIYPVVPAEFTNWRREQKAWREAAVLYDQSHHMVNFFLKGKDALRLLSETGINSFANFPVDTAKQFVPVASNGGVIGDGILFHEAEDEYVFVGRAPVANWLQFHAETGGYDVEYTYDDRSPSRPYGQAVSRQYYRFQIQGPNAWQVIEKLAGGPVEKVKFFHMGQMEIAGSRVRTLRHGMAGAPGLEIWGPYEQHGRVRDAVLSAGAEFGIEPCGSRAYSSNTLESGWIPSPLPAIYTGEAERAYREWLPADSYEAINALAGSFVSADIEDYYLNPWELGYGSFVKFDHDFIGRDALEELDPAAQRKKVTLAWNDEDLAAIWASFLDRDRPGYQFFDLPNANYGSSNYDSIVDADGTVVGLSLFTGVTANERRGLSLATVDPNVELGTELRVVWGEPDGGSAKTTVEPHEQFAVRAVVSPAPYSVTARTEYHGGWRTAGS, encoded by the coding sequence ATGGCTGAGAAGAACCTCCAAGAAGTGCTCGATGCGGCCGGTGGCACGCCCCAGAGCACGGTCGAGCACCTGCGCAATTCCCAGCTCGGCACGTACATCTACCCCGTGGTGCCGGCCGAGTTCACCAACTGGCGCCGCGAGCAGAAGGCCTGGCGCGAGGCCGCCGTGCTCTACGACCAGTCGCACCACATGGTGAACTTCTTCCTCAAGGGCAAGGACGCCCTGCGGCTGCTGTCCGAGACCGGCATCAACAGCTTCGCCAACTTCCCGGTCGACACGGCCAAGCAGTTCGTTCCCGTGGCCTCCAACGGGGGCGTGATCGGGGACGGCATCCTCTTCCACGAGGCGGAGGACGAGTACGTGTTCGTGGGCCGCGCGCCGGTGGCCAACTGGCTCCAGTTCCACGCAGAGACCGGCGGCTACGACGTCGAGTACACCTACGACGACCGCTCGCCGTCGCGCCCGTACGGCCAGGCCGTCTCGCGCCAGTACTACCGGTTCCAGATCCAGGGCCCGAACGCGTGGCAGGTCATCGAGAAGCTCGCCGGGGGCCCAGTGGAGAAGGTCAAGTTCTTCCACATGGGCCAGATGGAGATCGCGGGCAGCAGGGTGCGCACCCTCCGCCACGGCATGGCCGGGGCCCCCGGGCTGGAGATCTGGGGGCCCTACGAGCAGCACGGGCGGGTCCGGGACGCGGTCCTGTCCGCCGGCGCTGAGTTCGGGATCGAGCCCTGCGGCTCGCGGGCCTATTCCTCCAACACCCTGGAGTCGGGCTGGATCCCCTCGCCGCTCCCGGCCATCTACACGGGCGAGGCCGAGCGCGCCTACCGGGAGTGGCTCCCCGCGGACAGCTACGAGGCGATCAACGCCCTCGCGGGCTCCTTCGTCTCGGCGGACATCGAGGACTACTACCTCAACCCGTGGGAACTCGGCTACGGCTCGTTCGTGAAGTTCGACCACGACTTCATCGGCCGCGACGCCCTCGAGGAGCTCGATCCCGCAGCCCAGCGCAAGAAGGTCACGCTCGCCTGGAATGACGAGGACCTGGCCGCCATCTGGGCGTCCTTCCTCGACCGCGACCGGCCGGGCTACCAGTTCTTCGACCTGCCGAACGCGAACTACGGCTCGTCCAACTACGACTCGATCGTGGACGCGGACGGCACCGTCGTGGGGCTCTCCCTGTTCACCGGCGTCACCGCGAACGAGCGGCGGGGCCTCTCGCTCGCCACGGTGGACCCGAACGTCGAGCTCGGCACCGAGCTGCGCGTGGTGTGGGGCGAGCCGGACGGCGGTTCGGCCAAGACCACGGTGGAGCCGCACGAGCAGTTCGCCGTGCGCGCCGTGGTGAGCCCGGCCCCGTACTCCGTCACGGCGCGGACGGAGTACCACGGAGGCTGGCGCACCGCGGGCTCCTAG
- a CDS encoding aminomethyltransferase family protein has protein sequence MTAESLAGAESPAGAGQAATESLAEAIARVGSPVELLRNQDWPAFTFPVAPEFTNWRDEQRAWNTTVALMDQSHHMTQLFLGGADLIPLLSSISPNTFGSFRPGVAKQLIAVNQGGYLIGDGILFYNEDAPEGLVLIGHHLLIDWVRFNVEKAAAAGKDVHHRLEANSHMRQGPPTFYRYELQGPRANEVMEKVFAGPIPEIKFFHIGEVRIAGRPVKALCHGMAGQPGFEFYGPWEDHETVLDALMEAGEEFGIRRVGAKAYSASPLESGWVPTPFPAIFDDDFAEYRAWLPAARAGSIGGSLYSEDVHDYYMTPYDIGLGRSVRFDHDFHGREALERHAENQRRRKVTLIWDAEDVAAVVRSQLEPGTPAKYLDFPKARYGLFQMDEVIHAGRRAGISTDAGYVAYDQLYMSLATVDTDVPDGAEVEVVWGEDPISRKASVDADHRQVRIRATVAPAPYHEFARTVYRANA, from the coding sequence ATGACCGCAGAATCACTGGCAGGCGCAGAGTCACCGGCAGGCGCCGGGCAGGCGGCCACCGAGTCCCTCGCAGAGGCGATCGCCCGCGTGGGCAGCCCCGTGGAGCTGCTGCGCAACCAGGACTGGCCCGCCTTCACCTTCCCCGTGGCCCCAGAGTTCACGAACTGGCGCGACGAGCAGCGGGCGTGGAACACGACCGTGGCCCTGATGGACCAGTCGCACCACATGACCCAGCTCTTCCTCGGCGGGGCCGACCTGATCCCGCTGCTGTCCTCGATCTCGCCCAACACGTTCGGCAGCTTCCGCCCCGGGGTGGCCAAACAGCTCATCGCGGTCAACCAGGGCGGCTACCTCATCGGCGACGGCATCCTCTTCTACAACGAGGACGCCCCCGAGGGGCTCGTGCTGATCGGCCACCACCTGCTCATCGACTGGGTGCGCTTCAACGTCGAGAAGGCCGCGGCCGCTGGCAAGGACGTGCACCACCGCCTCGAGGCGAACTCCCACATGCGCCAGGGACCGCCCACCTTCTACCGCTACGAGCTGCAGGGCCCGCGCGCCAACGAGGTGATGGAGAAGGTCTTCGCCGGGCCCATCCCCGAGATCAAGTTCTTCCACATCGGCGAGGTCCGGATCGCCGGGCGCCCGGTCAAGGCCCTCTGCCACGGCATGGCCGGCCAGCCCGGGTTCGAGTTCTACGGTCCCTGGGAGGACCACGAGACCGTGCTCGACGCCCTCATGGAGGCGGGGGAGGAGTTCGGCATCCGCCGGGTCGGAGCCAAGGCCTACTCGGCCTCGCCGCTCGAATCCGGCTGGGTGCCCACCCCGTTCCCGGCGATCTTCGACGACGACTTCGCCGAGTACCGTGCCTGGCTCCCCGCCGCCCGCGCGGGGTCGATCGGCGGATCCCTGTACTCCGAGGATGTGCACGACTACTACATGACCCCCTACGACATCGGCCTGGGCCGCTCCGTGCGCTTCGACCACGACTTCCACGGCCGCGAGGCCCTCGAGCGCCACGCCGAGAACCAGCGCCGCCGGAAGGTCACCCTGATCTGGGACGCCGAGGACGTCGCCGCCGTGGTGCGCTCGCAGCTGGAGCCGGGCACGCCGGCGAAGTACCTCGACTTCCCCAAGGCTCGGTACGGCCTGTTCCAGATGGACGAGGTCATCCACGCCGGCCGGCGCGCGGGCATCTCCACCGACGCCGGCTACGTCGCCTACGACCAGCTGTACATGTCCCTCGCCACCGTGGACACCGACGTCCCGGACGGGGCCGAGGTCGAGGTGGTCTGGGGCGAGGACCCCATCTCCCGCAAGGCCTCGGTCGACGCCGACCACCGCCAGGTCCGGATCCGGGCCACCGTGGCCCCGGCGCCCTACCACGAGTTCGCGAGGACCGTCTACCGTGCCAACGCCTGA
- a CDS encoding 4-oxalomesaconate tautomerase: MPDGIPCLLMRGGTSKGAYFLASDLPADPAARDELLLRIMGTPDPRQIDGLGGAHPLTSKVAVVSPSPDHGGGPGGPADVDYLFLQLGVDEAFVTDRQNCGNLLAGVGPFAVERGLVPAGPERTEVRIRMVNSDSVATARFATPGGAVDYDGDLAIDGVPGTAGAISLDFEDTAGSSTGALFPTGSVLDTVEGVEVTCVDNGMPSVLMRAADLGVRGDEAPADLEADAELAARLAKIRAAAAELMGMGDVSGTTVPKLVLLSEPRAGGAVSTRSFLPVRVHTSIGVLGALTAAAGLLAPGSVGHALAVLPEEGAPFRIEHPTGHFDVDVALAPVEAAGSGAAGEGTAAGGLAVVRSAALRTARKIFDGRVFPRPRL; encoded by the coding sequence ATGCCTGACGGGATCCCCTGCCTCCTGATGCGCGGGGGCACCTCCAAGGGCGCGTACTTCCTCGCCTCCGACCTGCCGGCGGACCCCGCCGCCCGCGACGAGCTGCTCCTGCGCATCATGGGCACGCCGGATCCCCGGCAGATCGACGGCCTCGGCGGCGCCCACCCGCTCACGAGCAAGGTCGCCGTCGTCTCGCCCTCGCCAGATCACGGCGGCGGCCCCGGCGGCCCGGCGGACGTCGACTACCTCTTCCTCCAACTCGGCGTCGACGAGGCCTTCGTGACCGACCGGCAGAACTGCGGCAACCTCCTGGCCGGGGTCGGGCCCTTCGCCGTGGAGCGCGGCCTCGTCCCGGCAGGCCCCGAGCGCACCGAGGTGCGCATCCGCATGGTCAACAGCGACAGCGTCGCGACGGCACGCTTCGCGACGCCGGGCGGCGCGGTGGACTACGACGGCGACCTCGCGATCGACGGCGTGCCGGGCACCGCCGGCGCGATCTCGCTCGACTTCGAGGACACCGCCGGCTCCTCGACCGGGGCGCTGTTCCCCACGGGCAGCGTCCTCGACACGGTCGAGGGGGTCGAGGTGACCTGCGTGGACAACGGCATGCCCAGCGTCCTGATGCGCGCAGCGGACCTCGGCGTGCGCGGCGACGAGGCACCCGCGGACCTCGAGGCCGACGCCGAGCTCGCCGCCAGGCTCGCAAAGATCAGGGCCGCCGCGGCCGAGCTCATGGGCATGGGGGACGTCAGCGGCACGACGGTGCCCAAGCTCGTCCTCCTCTCCGAGCCCCGCGCCGGGGGAGCGGTGTCCACCCGCAGCTTCCTCCCCGTGCGCGTGCACACCTCGATCGGCGTCCTCGGCGCCCTCACCGCCGCCGCGGGCTTGCTCGCGCCCGGCTCCGTGGGCCACGCCCTCGCCGTCCTGCCCGAGGAGGGCGCGCCCTTCCGGATCGAGCACCCCACGGGCCACTTTGACGTCGACGTGGCGCTCGCGCCCGTCGAGGCTGCGGGCAGCGGCGCCGCCGGCGAGGGGACCGCCGCCGGAGGGCTCGCCGTCGTCCGCTCCGCCGCCCTGCGCACGGCCCGGAAGATCTTCGACGGGCGCGTCTTCCCCCGCCCCCGCCTCTAG
- a CDS encoding VOC family protein: MTDYTSFDVAHLGNVELLTPTFEKSLWFFQDLLAMRVVAEAGDSVYLRTWDEYQLYTIKLTASDDAGVGRTTFRTTSAEALERRVAAIEEMGLGIGWEDGEVGTGRTYAFRDPDGHEMGIYYDTERYEATDDRPALKNQASRFPGHGVNARRLDHINYLAKDVVANGEFVAKALRGRESERIRLDDGGYAAWWFHFNNKSYDIVYSDDWLKHGNRLHHLAFAPDTREDILKAADIFLENGIHIESGPHKHAINQTFFLYVWEPGGNRIEFANAGARLLLDPDSPVVEWSQEERKKGQAWGMKTIETFHTHGTPVVRQ, from the coding sequence ATGACCGACTACACCTCGTTCGACGTGGCCCATCTGGGCAACGTCGAGCTCCTCACCCCGACCTTCGAGAAGAGCCTGTGGTTCTTCCAGGACCTGCTCGCGATGCGGGTCGTGGCCGAGGCGGGGGACTCCGTCTACCTGCGCACGTGGGACGAGTACCAGCTCTACACGATCAAGCTCACCGCGTCCGACGACGCGGGCGTGGGCCGCACCACCTTCCGCACCACGAGTGCCGAGGCGCTCGAGCGGCGCGTGGCGGCGATCGAGGAGATGGGCCTGGGCATCGGGTGGGAGGACGGCGAGGTCGGCACGGGGCGGACCTATGCGTTCCGCGACCCCGACGGGCACGAGATGGGGATCTACTACGACACCGAGCGCTATGAGGCCACGGACGACAGGCCGGCCCTGAAGAACCAGGCCTCGCGGTTCCCCGGACACGGCGTCAACGCCCGGCGCCTGGACCACATCAACTACCTCGCCAAGGACGTGGTGGCGAACGGCGAGTTCGTCGCGAAGGCGCTGCGCGGGCGCGAGTCCGAGCGGATCAGGCTCGACGACGGCGGCTACGCGGCCTGGTGGTTCCACTTCAACAACAAGTCCTACGACATCGTGTACTCCGACGACTGGCTCAAGCACGGCAACCGGCTCCACCACCTCGCCTTCGCCCCGGACACCCGCGAGGACATCCTCAAGGCCGCCGACATCTTCCTCGAGAACGGCATCCACATCGAGTCCGGCCCGCACAAGCACGCGATCAACCAGACCTTCTTCCTCTACGTCTGGGAGCCGGGCGGGAACCGCATCGAGTTCGCCAACGCCGGCGCCCGCCTCCTGCTCGACCCGGACTCGCCCGTGGTCGAGTGGAGCCAGGAGGAGCGGAAGAAGGGCCAGGCGTGGGGGATGAAGACCATCGAGACGTTCCACACGCACGGGACGCCGGTGGTCCGGCAGTGA
- a CDS encoding aldehyde dehydrogenase family protein encodes MTETLDTSAPAAPVTTGLYIGGAERQAAATLEVADPGKPGTVVGHAAAASAADVDDAIAAAKGAFPAWSALGAAERAERMRAAIEGIAEARDEDAAILSQENGKIRLEAWVDSLVFEIRWNLALALADQVDAATVLAPAPGIPVTTTVAYQPLGVVTVIVPFNWPIAILGASLPHALLAGNTAIVKPPPTTPLATTRVVQRIAEKLPPGVLNVVTGKDADMSALITSPDIAKVCFTGSVGGGKKIMEMASGSLTRVTLELGGNDPAVILEDATLDDAELDRLYAAIFDTTGQICMNAKRVYVHRSRMDEVVAGLAARLEKAVIGYGLDEGTTMGPLHSPVQKAFVAELTEEAKASGADVREFGTLPTDPALAGGNFLRPALVIDPDPALRVVTHEQFGPVIPILPFDTEEEAVRAANGTWAGLCGSVWSADAAHADRIARQLVCGYVWVNDHGATRLDLRAPFGGMKQSGMGREQGIEGVRAFQDTRSVAHLDPDALAAG; translated from the coding sequence ATGACTGAGACACTGGACACGTCAGCCCCGGCGGCGCCCGTCACCACGGGCCTGTACATCGGCGGCGCCGAACGCCAGGCCGCCGCGACGCTCGAGGTGGCGGACCCCGGGAAGCCGGGGACCGTCGTCGGCCACGCGGCCGCCGCGAGCGCGGCTGACGTCGACGACGCCATCGCCGCCGCCAAGGGCGCCTTCCCGGCGTGGAGCGCGCTCGGTGCGGCCGAGCGGGCCGAGCGCATGCGCGCCGCGATCGAGGGCATCGCCGAGGCCCGGGACGAGGACGCCGCGATCCTGTCCCAGGAGAACGGCAAGATCCGGCTCGAGGCCTGGGTGGACTCCCTCGTCTTCGAGATCCGCTGGAACCTCGCCCTCGCGCTCGCCGACCAGGTCGACGCCGCGACCGTCCTCGCGCCCGCGCCCGGCATCCCGGTGACGACGACGGTCGCGTACCAGCCGCTCGGGGTCGTCACGGTGATCGTGCCGTTCAACTGGCCGATCGCGATCCTGGGCGCGTCCCTGCCGCACGCGCTCCTCGCCGGCAACACCGCGATCGTCAAGCCGCCGCCCACCACCCCGCTCGCCACCACCCGGGTGGTCCAGCGCATCGCGGAGAAGCTCCCGCCGGGCGTGCTCAATGTGGTCACCGGCAAGGACGCGGACATGTCCGCGCTCATCACGAGCCCGGACATCGCCAAGGTCTGCTTCACCGGCAGCGTCGGGGGCGGCAAGAAGATCATGGAGATGGCCTCGGGGTCCCTCACCCGGGTCACGCTCGAGCTCGGCGGCAATGACCCGGCCGTGATCCTCGAGGACGCGACCCTGGACGATGCCGAGCTGGACCGCCTCTACGCGGCCATCTTCGACACGACCGGGCAGATCTGCATGAACGCCAAGCGCGTCTATGTGCACCGCTCGCGGATGGACGAGGTGGTCGCGGGCCTCGCCGCCCGGCTCGAGAAGGCCGTGATCGGCTACGGCCTCGACGAGGGCACCACCATGGGGCCGCTGCACTCGCCCGTGCAGAAGGCCTTCGTGGCCGAGCTCACCGAGGAGGCCAAGGCCTCCGGCGCCGACGTCCGCGAGTTCGGGACGCTGCCCACGGACCCCGCGCTGGCCGGCGGCAACTTCCTGCGCCCCGCGCTCGTGATCGACCCCGACCCGGCGCTGCGCGTCGTCACCCACGAGCAGTTCGGCCCGGTCATCCCGATCCTGCCCTTCGACACGGAAGAGGAGGCGGTCCGCGCCGCGAACGGCACGTGGGCCGGGCTGTGCGGATCCGTGTGGTCCGCGGACGCGGCCCACGCGGACCGGATCGCCCGCCAGCTCGTGTGCGGGTATGTGTGGGTCAACGACCACGGCGCCACCCGGCTCGACCTGCGCGCCCCGTTCGGCGGCATGAAGCAGTCCGGGATGGGCCGCGAGCAGGGGATCGAGGGCGTGCGCGCCTTCCAGGACACCCGCTCGGTGGCCCACCTCGATCCGGACGCCCTCGCGGCCGGCTAG
- a CDS encoding methylenetetrahydrofolate reductase, translating to MTGKDVPGLLEAKDHIPAGTRINITFLGNEDLEMRVAAARAVRENGFTPVPHISARRLKSQGELEEFLGRLQEVGATEHLFAVGGDPAAPEGPYEDSLAVISSGVLQQYGVREVGIGGYPEGHPDISKETLARALEDKAAALKDQGLGAVILTQFAFDTEPVAEWIAGVRAKGIEAPIRVGTPGPAGIKRLLGFARRFGVGANAMIVKKYGFSLTNLLGEAGPEHFVDDLASALTDAWPHPGIPGKVGLHFYTFGGLKATADWVRTFTAERS from the coding sequence ATGACCGGCAAGGACGTGCCCGGCCTGCTCGAGGCCAAGGACCACATCCCCGCCGGGACGCGGATCAACATCACCTTCCTCGGCAACGAGGACCTCGAGATGCGGGTGGCGGCCGCCCGGGCCGTCCGGGAGAACGGGTTCACTCCCGTCCCGCACATCTCCGCCCGGCGCCTCAAGTCCCAGGGCGAGCTCGAGGAGTTCCTCGGCCGCCTGCAGGAGGTCGGCGCGACCGAGCACCTCTTCGCCGTCGGCGGCGACCCGGCCGCGCCGGAGGGCCCCTACGAGGACTCCCTGGCCGTGATCTCCAGCGGCGTGCTCCAGCAGTACGGCGTGCGCGAGGTCGGCATCGGCGGCTATCCCGAGGGCCACCCCGACATCTCGAAGGAGACCCTCGCACGGGCCCTCGAGGACAAGGCCGCGGCGCTGAAGGACCAAGGCCTGGGCGCCGTCATCCTCACCCAGTTCGCCTTCGACACCGAGCCGGTGGCCGAGTGGATCGCGGGCGTGCGGGCCAAGGGCATCGAGGCCCCCATCCGCGTGGGCACCCCGGGGCCCGCCGGCATCAAGCGACTCCTGGGCTTCGCCCGGCGCTTCGGGGTGGGCGCCAACGCCATGATCGTGAAGAAGTACGGCTTCTCGCTCACGAACCTGCTCGGCGAGGCCGGCCCGGAGCACTTCGTCGACGACCTCGCCTCCGCGCTCACGGACGCCTGGCCGCACCCGGGCATCCCCGGCAAGGTCGGGCTGCACTTCTACACGTTCGGCGGCCTGAAGGCGACCGCCGACTGGGTCCGCACCTTCACCGCCGAACGGTCCTAG